In Streptomyces sp. NBC_00341, the DNA window GAGGACCACGATCAGGATCACCACGACCAGGGCCACGGCACAGGTGCCGTACTGCACCAGATTCCGCCGCTCGCGCGGAGCGTGCACCATGCCGATCGCGATCAGGGTGCCCGCGACCAGTCCGCCGACATGCGCCTGCCAGGCGATTCCGCCCCAGGGGTTGAAGGTGATGATCAGGTTGATCGCGAGGAGCGCGAAGACCGGGCGCATGTCGTAGTTGAGCCGGCGCATGAGCACCGCGGTGGCGCCCAGCAGACCGAAGATGGCGCCGGAGGCACCCAGCGAGGGCTGGTTCGGCGCGGCGAGCCAGTAGGTCAGGGCACTGCCCGCCAGCCCCGAGAGCATGTAGAGAACGAGGAAACGGGCGCGGCCGAGCGCCGCCTCCAGCGGACCGCCGAGCCACCACAGCCCCAGCATGTTGAACGCGATGTGCCACACCTCCTGGTGCAGGAACATCGACGTGACCAGCCGGTACCACTGGCCCTCCGCGATCCCCTCGAGCGGACCGCCGTAGGAGAAGTTGGCGCGGCCCAGCAGCACCAGATCGTTGACCAGCGCGCTGTTGGCGAGCACCGCGACGAACACCGCGACGTTGATCCCGAGCAGGATCTTGGTGATCAGGCGGGGGTCCGCCGCGACCGAGCCGCCGGCGATCGTGCGCGGCCGATTCGCGGCCGGGCTGTGTCCCGTACCGGATCCCTGCCGGACGCAGTCCGGGCACTGGAAGCCGACCGAGGCGCTGACC includes these proteins:
- a CDS encoding rhomboid family intramembrane serine protease, yielding MDQQPPGEQNASAPVDGPVTCYRHPGREAGVRCTRCDRPICPDCMVSASVGFQCPDCVRQGSGTGHSPAANRPRTIAGGSVAADPRLITKILLGINVAVFVAVLANSALVNDLVLLGRANFSYGGPLEGIAEGQWYRLVTSMFLHQEVWHIAFNMLGLWWLGGPLEAALGRARFLVLYMLSGLAGSALTYWLAAPNQPSLGASGAIFGLLGATAVLMRRLNYDMRPVFALLAINLIITFNPWGGIAWQAHVGGLVAGTLIAIGMVHAPRERRNLVQYGTCAVALVVVILIVVLRTASLT